aaatgTGGAAAGAAGttataatcttcttcatttgagTTCCAATcccattctccttcttcatcgaACACTATATTTCGACTAATAATTGTCTTCTTCGTATCGGGATTATAGAGCTTGTAGCCTTTGGAGTTGTTATCATAACCAATGAAGATATACTTCTCACTTTTGTCATCTAGTTTGCTCCGCTTCTCATCCGGTACATGAGCATGAGCAATACTTCCAAAGACTCTTAAATGAGAAACACCGGGCTTTCTTCCGCTCCAAGCTTCTTGTGGTGTTTTTCCGGAGACACTTTTTGTTGGAGATCGATTTAATAGATAAACCGCACACGCGACCGCTTCCGCCCACAACTCTTTTGGTAGTCTCTTACTTTTGAGCATGCTCCTTGCCATCTCAAGAATTGTTCTATTCTTTCTTTCCGCTACACCATTTTGTTGAGGGGATCTTGGCACCGTTAATTGTCTTCGAATGCCGTTGTCTTCACAATACTTAAGAAACTCCTTGGATGTAAATTCTCCTCCACGGTCGGATCTCATGGTTTTGATCACAAGACCACTCTCCTTCTCAACATGGGctttaaactttttgaaaatttcgaACACCTcggatttttctttcaaaaaatatacccatgtttttcttgaaaaatcatcaataaagaGAAGGAAGTAATTACTTTTACCAAGTGATTTCGGCTTGATCGGACCACACACATCGGTGTGTATTAGCTCCAACGGTTTTTGTGCTCTTGAACTTGACTCCTTTGGAAAGCTCATTTTGAATTGCTTTCCAAGTAGACATCCTTCACACACTTGATTTGGATGATTTATACAAGGTAGCCCTCTCACCATTTCCTTCCTTGAAAGCAACTCCAATCCTCCAAAATTTAGATGTCCGAATCGAAGATGCCATAGCCAAGACTCCTCTTTGTAACACATCTTAAGACATTGTGCAATGTCATTTCGAATGTTGAGGACAAACATTCTATTTTTCGACATTGGCACCTTGGTAATGAGATTGCTTTCTTGGTCTCTTATTGAAAGgttattatcttttaatctAATATCATAACCTTTCTCTAAGAGTTGTCCAAGGCTCAAGATGTTTGTCTTCATGCTCGGAATATAGTAAACGTTGGAAATAAATTGATGATCTCCATTCTTCAATCGAATAAGAATGTTTCCTTTACCTTTTACCTCCATCTTCGATTCATCTCCTAAAGCCACATTTCCTCTCACCGATTCATCAAGCTCCGCGAACATACTTTTTCTCCCGCACATGTGATTACTTGCACCACTATCGAGGTACCActtatgattctcttcttgttcatctttCTTGTAGCTAGCCATTAATaacatgtcttcttcttgaattttttcttcaacgTAGTTGGCCTTCTCctcaaattttttgttgctaGGAGCTTTACATTCAGAAGCATAATGTCCAAACTTCCCACAATTGTAGCATTTGACACTTGATTTATCGTATCTTGATTTTGGGTGTCCTTTCCCACGACCTCTTGATGAGTTTTCACCTCTTTGGTTTGTGTTGTCTTCATGTGGCCTCCAACCACGTCCATTTCCATATCCACCACGACCTCGTCCTCGTACTTGACCACCACCTCTTCTTTGGTAACTTTGgccgttttcttcttttgtaatttgcaTATTGAGGACTTGTTCGACgatatcttctttcttcttcttcttttcttcataagCTTGTAATGACCCAAGAAGTTGCTCTATTGTCATAGCttctaaatcttttgtttcttcaatgaCGGTGACAATATGCTCAAATTTTAGATCCAATGATCTAAGAACTTTCTCCATGATTCTCACATCATCTAGCTTCTCTCCGTTTCTTTTAAGGTTATTAGTAACCGTCAACACTCTTGAGAAGTAATCGGAGACGAGTTCACCTTCCTTCATTTGTAGTGCTTCAAATTCTCCTCTTAGAGTTTGAAGACGTACTTTCTTGACTTGATCGGCACCTTTGTAAGAGGTTCGAAGCTTCTCCCATGCTTCTTTCGCCGACGTAGCTTCAACGACCTTCTCGAACGTATCTTCATCTAATCCTTGATAGATTAGACAGAGAGctttcttgtctctctttcttgagtCTCTCAAACCAtctttttgagtttgagaaagACTACCTTCATTCTCCGGTTCAATGAAACCTTTCTCGACTATCTCCCACACGTCATGTGCTCCTAGGATAGCCTTCATTCGTAGACTCCAATTATCATAGTTGCTCTTTGTGAGCACCGGGACTTGGAAGGGAACATTATTACTCGCCATCTTTAGGATCTtcaagctctgataccactttGTTAGagtaaaattcttttagaggtaatggagaaagtgtttaagtgttttgagagagttttttaGGAAATAGAACTTTTATTACTTTGCTTTAAACTTGAATACAACTTCACAACATTACAACATTTGAGAAGGGGAGGAGGTATTTATAGCCtccaaactacaaaatatctaaaatattttaatcctaAATCTAGAGAGTTCTTATATAAGATCTAGATtacattattcaaattatctagattattctattaaagtatctagatttttatgtttaaggaGGTGGAAGATGATTGTAGAAAATTTCTAGAATCTTTTAAGGAGATGGAAATGATGATATTTCTAAAGAAAACTTTAGAACTTAGATTTGgccataattaattattggataATTGATCCAATAATTAAACTTTTGAATCAAGTTTAACTTTCAACATATTTCTGATTATTTGGAGCATACGACGTGAGTTCCGTCTATCTCCTTCACTCTACTGATTTTGGTGTAGCCCTTGTTTATTTGCTtatgtttatcttttgatctgatctataaatatatatacaggtTATCAAAAGGCCTCCACCAAAACCAACTCAACATCTCCGCCTCCATCTCCGCCTCCATCTCCGCCGCGAGTTCCAGACGCTCAAGAATTGGAGTACCTTAAATCCGACTCTTTTCCCGAACACGATGCGTAGAGTTGTCATTCGGACGGAGGTGTGCGTTCCGATAAAATTAGGCTACCGCCGCGGCTTTCAGACCTTCTAGAATTGGAGAAATTGTTTCCCGAACGCGAGGCGCTGAGTTGTCCTTTGGACGGAGATGAGGATTCCAATGAACTTAGGCTACGGCCGCTGGTTCCAGACGCTCAAGAATGGAAGTACCCTAAATCCAAGTTATTTCCCAGACACGCGGCGTGGAGTTGTCATTCGGGcggaggtggaggtggaggcGGTGGCCGTGTATTTACAAATAAAGTAAATGCGGTAGAAGAATTCAACTTAGGAGGACTGAAGGACAGCGAATCCGATTCCGATTCCGAGTAGGGAACTTTTAAAACAACTTTGATTATGGATTTCGATATCCAGAATAATTTTAATTCACTGCTGTTGGACTTGATTAATTTCCTATCACATAACGTTTTGGTTTAACTTTGTACGACCACCACACTTGCTTTGCTCGTGTCATCcacagttttatttttaataaatgttaTCTGCTATGAGCGTTTTACTTTGGTTTATAACCGATGCATGACAATTACCGCCTTACCGGCACAT
This sequence is a window from Arabidopsis thaliana chromosome 1 sequence. Protein-coding genes within it:
- a CDS encoding phosphoglycerate kinase (unknown protein; FUNCTIONS IN: molecular_function unknown; INVOLVED IN: in 9 processes; LOCATED IN: cellular_component unknown; EXPRESSED IN: 22 plant structures; EXPRESSED DURING: 13 growth stages; Has 1 Blast hits to 1 proteins in 1 species: Archae - 0; Bacteria - 0; Metazoa - 0; Fungi - 0; Plants - 1; Viruses - 0; Other Eukaryotes - 0 (source: NCBI BLink).), whose translation is MRRVVIRTEALSCPLDGDEDSNELRLRPLVPDAQEWKYPKSKLFPRHAAWSCHSGGGGGGGGGRVFTNKVNAVEEFNLGGLKDSESDSDSE